From one Rosa rugosa chromosome 4, drRosRugo1.1, whole genome shotgun sequence genomic stretch:
- the LOC133744976 gene encoding uncharacterized protein LOC133744976: protein MDPNIPHLHCGRKMTNLAKLDFVALDISGKNYLSWALDAEIHLEAQNLGPTIKEGNSASPQNKAKAMIFLRHHLHQGLKDEYLTVKDPLELWTGLADRFAHQKTVVLPRARYEWTHLRLQDYSSVIDYNSAMFRITSQMNLCGETVTQAKVTRSHIPAINAPARINVQIGQNNVVANEPSDARLKRGRPVGSKDSVPRKRKTKAHLNPNEIAPEENIGQDINV, encoded by the coding sequence ATGGATCCTAACATACCTCATCTTCATTGTGGCAGGAAGATGACGAATTTGGCAAAATTGGATTTTGTCGCCCTTGACATCTCTGGCAAGAACTACCTGTCTTGGGCTCTTGATGCAGAGATTCATCTCGAAGCCCAAAACCTTGGGCCTACAATCAAGGAAGGAAACTCAGCGTCCCCGCAGAATAAAGCTAAGGCTATGATTTTTCTGCGCCACCATCTCCATCAGGGATTGAAGGACGAGTACTTAACTGTCAAAGACCCACTTGAGCTATGGACAGGTTTGGCAGATAGGTTCGCTCACCAAAAGACTGTTGTGCTCCCTAGAGCACGTTATGAATGGACGCATCTGCGCCTTCAAGATTACAGTTCTGTGATAGATTATAATTCTGCCATGTTCAGGATCACCTCCCAAATGAATCTTTGTGGAGAAACTGTAACTCAGgcaaaagtgacaagatcacatatccCAGCAATAAATGCACCGGCAAGAATTAATGTCCAAATTGGACAAAATAATGTGGTGGCCAATGAGCCATCTGATGCACGCCTGAAGCGTGGCAGACCTGTAGGTTCAAAAGATTCGGTTCCTAGAAAGAGGAAAACAAAGGCACATCTGAATCCTAATGAAATCGCCCCTGAAGAGAATATTGGGCAAGACATTAATGTCTGA
- the LOC133744977 gene encoding auxin-responsive protein SAUR71-like, giving the protein MEMVKAESTKNLIIKAWRLCTTLHKQTSIKRCTAPSSARSCSTSNGKRKKNKADEVTPVGCFSVYIGPEKQRFVVKVEFANHPLFKVLLEDAALEYGYKNDGPLLLPCDVDLFYNVLAEMESMDNINEEIIKFQPVFDTNFLQSNSQSSFRF; this is encoded by the coding sequence ATGGAAATGGTGAAGGCAGAGTCGACAAAGAATCTGATTATCAAGGCGTGGAGGCTATGCACTACTTTACATAAACAAACCAGCATCAAAAGGTGCACAGCACCCAGTTCAGCAAGGAGTTGCAGTACTAGCAATGGCAAGCGGAAGAAGAACAAGGCCGACGAAGTAACTCCTGTTGGGTGTTTCTCAGTCTACATCGGACCCGAAAAACAACGGTTTGTGGTGAAGGTGGAGTTTGCTAATCATCCGTTGTTCAAGGTGCTGTTAGAGGATGCAGCATTGGAGTATGGGTACAAAAATGACGGTCCACTGTTGCTTCCTTGTGATGTGGATTTGTTCTACAATGTTTTGGCAGAGATGGAGAGCATGGATAACATCAATGAGGAAATCATAAAGTTCCAACCGGTCTTTGATACAAATTTTCTTCAGTCCAACTCGCAGTCATCATTCAGATTCTAG
- the LOC133741894 gene encoding auxin-responsive protein SAUR71-like has product MDIVKGKWTKNLIIKAWKRCSTLPKQSSRKGSTAAASLTRSKSWSSSTTSSTGTCKQKKNKAKTCQVAPVGCFTVYVGPEKQRFVVRMEYVNHPLFKMLLEDAALEYGYKSDGPILLPCHVDLFCNVMAEMESNDIDEDKISAPSNCSPIIFSPARRRNCASNRGYGGAYRVLTPTSSSSSMVLT; this is encoded by the coding sequence ATGGATATCGTGAAGGGAAAGTGGACGAAGAATCTGATCATCAAGGCGTGGAAGCGATGCAGTACTTTACCGAAACAAAGCAGCAGGAAAGGCTCTACAGCAGCCGCTTCATTGACGAGGAGCAAATCATGGAGCTCCAGTACTACTAGTAGTACTGGCACTTGCaagcagaagaagaacaagGCCAAGACATGCCAAGTCGCTCCAGTTGGGTGTTTTACGGTCTATGTTGGACCCGAAAAGCAGCGATTTGTGGTGAGGATGGAGTATGTTAATCATCCATTGTTCAAGATGCTGCTGGAGGATGCAGCATTGGAGTATGGGTACAAAAGTGACGGTCCGATATTGCTTCCTTGCCATGTGGATCTGTTCTGCAATGTTATGGCAGAGATGGAGAGCAATGATATCGATGAGGACAAAATCAGTGCTCCCAGTAATTGTTCTCCGATAATCTTCAGTCCAGCTCGTCGTAGAAATTGTGCCAGCAACAGAGGTTACGGTGGTGCTTATAGGGTACTTACTCCAACATCGTCGTCATCATCAATGGTGCTTACCTAG